Proteins from a single region of Bombus huntii isolate Logan2020A chromosome 2, iyBomHunt1.1, whole genome shotgun sequence:
- the LOC126878188 gene encoding zinc finger matrin-type protein 2: MSMRPDDHRRKWNREEYERIALQRLQDEIAEEELGIPKQPAVKRELLKQRDYKVDLESKLGKSVVINKNTPSSQTGGYYCNVCDCVVKDSINFLDHINGTKHQRNLGMSMKIERSTLEQVKARFATNKKKLEEKKKDYDLEQRVKELKEEEEKIKEYRKEKRKDKKRKIEEINEDNGGPSDEMAAIMGFSGFGSKKK; this comes from the exons atgtcTATG CGACCTGATGATCATAGGAGAAAATGGAACAGAGAAGAGTACGAAAGAATAGCACTTCAGCGTCTTCAGGATGAGATTGCTGAAGAAGAGTTGGGAATTCCAAAACAACCTGCAGTAAAAAGAGAGTTGCTCAAACAAAGGGATTATAAAGTTGATCTTGAATCTAAATTAGGAAAAAGTgttgttattaataaaaatacaccATCATCACAAACTGGAGg GTACTACTGCAATGTTTGCGATTGTGTTGTCAAGGattctattaatttcttgGATCATATCAATGGCACAAAAC ATCAACGTAATTTGGGCATGTCAATGAAAATAGAACGATCTACATTAGAGCAGGTTAAAGCACGCTTTGCaacgaacaaaaagaaattagaagaaaaaaagaaggattATGATTTAGAACAGAGAGTAAAAGAATTAAAGGAAGAG GAAGAGAAGATAAAAGAGTACAGAAAGGAGAAGAGGAAagacaagaaaagaaaaattgaagaaatcaATGAAGATAATGGTGGACCTTCAGATGAAATGGCAGCGATAATGGGTTTTTCAGGTTTTGGTTCTAAAAAAAAGTGA